Proteins from a single region of Amycolatopsis sp. CA-230715:
- a CDS encoding FadR/GntR family transcriptional regulator, whose product MLDALGTAIASGELPPGSVLRSEELQQRFGTSRTVAREVVRALEGMRLTSSKRRVGVTVREQADWNHYDPRVIRWQLGGPGRQDALRTLTELRSAVEPIAARFAALRATPEERGKLGALASRLESTARARDLGTFLGHDVAFHHVVLAASANPMFAQLSDVVAEVLAGRTGYGLMPEEPQPEAVALHVEVATAITAGDADRAERAMRDIVVQARDEMAELFE is encoded by the coding sequence ATGCTCGACGCGCTGGGGACGGCCATCGCCTCCGGTGAACTCCCCCCGGGTTCCGTGCTGCGCTCCGAGGAGCTGCAACAGCGGTTCGGCACCTCGCGGACGGTCGCGCGCGAGGTCGTTCGCGCGCTCGAAGGCATGCGCCTGACCAGCAGCAAGCGCCGGGTCGGCGTCACCGTGCGGGAGCAGGCCGACTGGAACCACTACGACCCGAGGGTGATCAGGTGGCAGCTCGGCGGCCCTGGGCGGCAGGACGCGCTGCGCACGCTCACCGAACTGCGCTCCGCGGTGGAGCCGATCGCCGCCCGGTTCGCCGCGCTGCGCGCCACCCCGGAGGAGCGCGGCAAGCTCGGCGCGCTCGCGTCCCGGCTGGAGTCCACCGCCCGCGCGCGCGATCTCGGCACGTTCCTCGGCCACGACGTCGCGTTCCACCACGTGGTGCTCGCGGCGTCGGCGAACCCGATGTTCGCGCAGCTCTCCGACGTCGTCGCGGAGGTGCTCGCCGGCCGGACCGGCTACGGCCTGATGCCGGAGGAACCGCAGCCCGAGGCCGTCGCGCTGCACGTGGAGGTGGCCACCGCGATCACCGCGGGCGACGCGGACCGGGCCGAACGCGCGATGCGGGACATCGTGGTGCAGGCACGCGACGAGATGGCCGAGCTGTTCGAGTAG
- a CDS encoding gluconokinase yields MAVIVVMGVSGSGKTTVGTELAERLGVDYAEADTFHPRANIDKMSSGVPLTDEDRWPWLHAIADWIREHQETGGVVTSSALKRSYRDVLRTGGAVAFLHLDGPRELLAERMKTRSGHFMPVSLLDSQLGTLEPLGACENGLVADIRDSPEEIVKTALGAFT; encoded by the coding sequence ATGGCGGTCATCGTCGTGATGGGCGTGTCCGGATCGGGCAAGACCACGGTCGGCACCGAACTCGCCGAACGGCTCGGCGTCGACTACGCCGAGGCCGACACGTTCCACCCGCGGGCGAACATCGACAAGATGAGCTCCGGCGTCCCGCTCACCGACGAAGACCGGTGGCCGTGGCTGCACGCGATCGCGGACTGGATCCGCGAACACCAGGAAACCGGCGGGGTCGTCACGTCCTCGGCGCTCAAGCGGAGCTACCGCGACGTGCTGCGCACCGGCGGCGCCGTCGCCTTCCTGCACCTCGACGGCCCGCGCGAACTGCTCGCCGAGCGGATGAAGACCAGATCGGGTCATTTCATGCCAGTGTCGCTTTTGGACTCCCAGCTCGGCACGCTCGAACCGCTCGGCGCGTGCGAAAACGGCTTGGTGGCGGACATCCGCGACAGCCCGGAAGAAATCGTGAAAACCGCGCTCGGAGCGTTCACATGA
- a CDS encoding GntT/GntP/DsdX family permease: protein MTVLAAGWTGHDTRLIGATVVAIALIVVLITKAKLHPFLSLVLGSGVLGLAAGMPVDKLLKSFSSGVGSTVASVGVLIALGAMLGKLLADSGGADQIVDTILAKAGPRLLPWAMALVAALIGLPMFFEIGLVMLIPVVLLIAKRSGRPLMLLGIPALAGLSVLHGLVPPHPGPLAAAGALNANVGITLALGLLVGIPTLIVAGPLFGRLAAKMVPDAVPPERLIPESSDSSGKRRPSFAATLSTVLLPVVLMLGKALSDILLDKENEVRRVLDFVGDPLVALLAAVLVGMVTLGRPAGFDRARLSSTVSDALPPIAGILLIVGAGGGFKQTLVDAGVGDVITGLATGANLSPLLLGWLVAVAIRLATGSATVATVSAAGIVAPLAATMDPTHSALLVLAIGAGSLFLSHVNDAGFWLVKEYFGLSVGQTLKTWSLMETVISVVAIALILPLGALL, encoded by the coding sequence ATGACCGTCCTCGCCGCCGGGTGGACCGGCCACGACACCCGCCTCATCGGTGCGACCGTCGTCGCGATCGCACTCATCGTCGTGCTGATCACCAAGGCGAAACTGCACCCGTTCCTTTCGCTCGTGCTCGGCTCCGGCGTGCTCGGCCTCGCCGCCGGGATGCCGGTCGACAAGCTGCTCAAGAGCTTCTCCTCCGGCGTCGGCTCGACGGTCGCGTCGGTCGGCGTGCTGATCGCGCTCGGCGCGATGCTCGGCAAGCTGCTGGCCGATTCCGGTGGCGCGGACCAGATCGTGGACACCATCCTCGCGAAGGCGGGCCCGCGCCTGCTGCCGTGGGCGATGGCGCTCGTCGCCGCGTTGATCGGGCTCCCGATGTTCTTCGAGATCGGCCTGGTCATGCTGATCCCGGTGGTACTGCTCATCGCGAAGCGCAGCGGCCGCCCGCTGATGCTGCTCGGAATTCCCGCGCTGGCCGGGCTTTCCGTGCTGCACGGGCTGGTCCCGCCGCATCCGGGTCCGCTCGCCGCGGCGGGCGCGCTCAACGCCAACGTCGGCATCACGCTCGCGCTCGGCCTGCTCGTCGGCATCCCGACGCTGATCGTCGCGGGCCCGTTGTTCGGCAGGCTCGCCGCGAAGATGGTGCCCGACGCGGTCCCGCCGGAACGCCTCATTCCCGAATCCTCTGACTCTTCGGGGAAACGCCGCCCCAGTTTCGCCGCGACACTGTCCACTGTGCTCCTTCCCGTGGTGCTCATGCTCGGCAAGGCGCTGTCGGACATCTTGCTGGACAAGGAAAACGAGGTCCGCCGCGTGCTGGACTTCGTCGGTGATCCGCTCGTCGCACTGCTCGCCGCGGTCCTCGTCGGCATGGTCACCTTGGGCCGTCCCGCCGGATTCGACCGCGCGCGGCTGTCCTCGACGGTTTCGGACGCGCTGCCGCCGATCGCCGGGATCCTGCTCATCGTCGGCGCGGGCGGCGGGTTCAAGCAGACCCTCGTGGACGCGGGCGTCGGCGACGTGATCACCGGGCTCGCCACGGGCGCGAACCTGTCGCCGCTGCTGCTCGGCTGGCTGGTCGCGGTGGCGATCCGGCTCGCGACCGGGTCGGCGACCGTGGCCACCGTGTCGGCGGCGGGCATCGTCGCCCCGCTGGCGGCGACCATGGATCCCACGCACAGCGCCCTGCTCGTGCTGGCGATCGGGGCCGGGTCGCTCTTCCTGTCGCACGTCAACGACGCCGGGTTCTGGCTGGTCAAGGAGTACTTCGGGTTGTCGGTCGGGCAGACGCTCAAGACCTGGTCGCTGATGGAGACGGTGATCTCGGTGGTGGCGATCGCGCTCATCCTCCCGCTGGGCGCGCTGCTCTGA
- a CDS encoding ArsR/SmtB family transcription factor — MPDDDLVFKALADPARRLLLDLLFARDGRTLTELESEVDMSRFGVMKHLKLLEEANLVVSRKEGREKRHFLNPVPIRAVHDRWIGKFTEHQAAALLDLKTELEAKEPPS; from the coding sequence GTGCCCGACGACGACCTGGTGTTCAAGGCACTCGCCGATCCGGCCCGGCGCCTGCTGCTCGACCTGCTCTTCGCGCGCGACGGCCGCACGCTCACCGAGCTGGAGTCCGAAGTGGACATGAGCCGGTTCGGCGTGATGAAGCACCTGAAGCTGCTCGAAGAGGCGAACCTCGTCGTCTCGCGCAAGGAGGGTCGCGAAAAGCGGCACTTCCTGAACCCGGTGCCGATCCGCGCCGTGCACGACCGCTGGATCGGCAAGTTCACCGAACACCAGGCGGCCGCCCTCCTCGACCTCAAGACCGAACTCGAAGCAAAGGAACCCCCGTCATGA
- a CDS encoding SRPBCC domain-containing protein codes for MSVQVHRVYIKASAQAIWDAITKPEWTAKYGYTGLADFDPKPGGRYVVHPTQEFIDMGITGDLIDGEVVEVEPPSKLVLKWRMLMDPALKEEGFTTLAYEIVETKTAGTRLTVTHDLTGAPGLARMVSGEFDDPSAEPGQNAGGGWTWILSDLKSLLETGSTLA; via the coding sequence ATGAGCGTGCAGGTCCACCGCGTCTACATCAAAGCTTCCGCGCAGGCGATCTGGGATGCCATCACGAAACCCGAGTGGACGGCCAAGTACGGCTACACCGGGCTGGCCGATTTCGACCCGAAGCCGGGTGGCCGTTACGTCGTCCACCCGACGCAGGAGTTCATCGACATGGGCATCACCGGCGATCTCATCGACGGTGAAGTGGTCGAGGTGGAGCCGCCTTCGAAGCTGGTGCTGAAGTGGCGGATGCTGATGGACCCGGCGCTCAAGGAAGAAGGGTTCACCACGCTCGCGTACGAGATCGTCGAGACCAAAACCGCGGGCACCCGGCTGACCGTGACGCACGATCTCACCGGTGCCCCGGGGCTGGCTCGGATGGTGTCGGGCGAGTTCGACGATCCTTCGGCGGAGCCGGGGCAGAACGCCGGTGGCGGGTGGACCTGGATCCTCTCCGACCTGAAGTCGTTGCTGGAAACCGGTTCCACGCTCGCCTGA
- a CDS encoding N-acetylglucosamine kinase, translating into MGLNSVIAIDGGNSKTDVLVVSADGAVLGKSRGPGASPQNIGVDACVEALESLVLEAMPVSSARRPFAVHTSAYLAGLDFPREEEVLHAALAARSWSDTLTVGNDTLALLRAGTTDGVGVAVVCGAGINCAGIGPDGATHRFPALGKISGDWGGGFRLGEEALWWAVRAEDGRGPGTALSSAVANEFGGTSVLDVVHRLHFDELPRAEIHRLCPLLFRVAATGDEVAQNVVGRFVEEVSVLVAVALRKLGLTAGTPEVVLGGGVLTGVAPSVISEVERRCLKVAPGAVVRVVEVAPVVGSALFGLDHLGVPSEVKTRLRALTVQTRQ; encoded by the coding sequence GTGGGCCTGAACTCCGTGATCGCCATCGACGGCGGCAACAGCAAGACGGACGTCCTCGTGGTGTCCGCCGACGGCGCGGTGCTCGGAAAGTCGCGCGGTCCCGGGGCCTCGCCCCAGAACATCGGGGTCGACGCCTGCGTCGAAGCGCTGGAAAGCCTTGTGCTGGAAGCGATGCCGGTGTCTTCGGCACGACGGCCGTTCGCCGTGCACACGTCGGCCTACCTCGCCGGGCTCGACTTCCCGCGCGAAGAGGAAGTGCTGCACGCCGCGTTGGCCGCCCGCAGCTGGAGCGACACGCTGACCGTCGGCAACGACACCCTCGCGCTGCTGCGCGCGGGCACCACCGACGGCGTCGGCGTGGCCGTGGTGTGCGGCGCCGGGATCAACTGCGCCGGGATCGGTCCCGACGGCGCCACGCACCGCTTTCCCGCGCTGGGCAAGATTTCCGGTGACTGGGGCGGTGGCTTCCGCCTCGGCGAGGAAGCGCTGTGGTGGGCCGTCCGCGCGGAGGATGGCCGCGGGCCCGGAACCGCGCTGAGCAGTGCGGTGGCGAACGAATTCGGCGGGACCTCGGTGCTGGACGTGGTGCACCGCCTGCACTTCGACGAACTGCCCCGTGCGGAGATCCACCGCCTGTGCCCGCTGCTGTTCCGCGTCGCCGCCACCGGTGACGAGGTGGCCCAGAACGTGGTCGGCCGCTTCGTGGAAGAAGTCAGCGTGCTGGTCGCCGTCGCGTTGCGGAAGCTGGGCCTGACCGCGGGCACCCCCGAGGTCGTGCTGGGCGGCGGCGTGCTCACCGGCGTGGCACCTTCGGTGATCTCCGAGGTCGAACGGCGCTGCCTGAAGGTCGCCCCCGGTGCCGTGGTCCGCGTGGTCGAGGTGGCCCCGGTGGTCGGCTCGGCGTTGTTCGGCCTGGACCACCTGGGCGTGCCGAGCGAGGTCAAGACCCGCCTCCGCGCGCTCACTGTCCAAACACGACAGTGA
- a CDS encoding 6-phospho-beta-glucosidase, with product MKLTVVGGGSTYTPELVDGIAGRRSTLDVDEIVLVDPDGYRLDVVGEFSRRLLSHAGHPARVRTTSSLEDGVEGAAAVLIQLRVGGQRARREDETFPHVCGCLGQETTGAGGLAKALRTVPVVLDIAERVRELAGEETWIVDFTNPVGIVTRALLAEGHRAVGLCNVAIHLQRTFADLLGVGHDAVRLGHTGLNHLSWEREVLVDGVDRLPELLRSHGEFIGEHVSAPVEWMRRAQVVPSYYLKYYYGHDDQVDLQRTARPRADVVSDVEEELLKVYLDPEVTTKPEQLEKRGGAYYSEAAVQLVHALTGGGPAEEHVVNVRNNGTLPFLPDDAVIEVPSTVDSSGARPLPVRPVEPRYAGLISAVTAYENLALEAALKGGRDRVADALLAHPLVGQYRKADRLADEIVRINRAYLSWA from the coding sequence GTGAAGCTGACAGTCGTCGGTGGCGGGTCCACGTACACGCCGGAGCTCGTGGACGGCATCGCCGGTCGGAGGTCCACTTTGGACGTCGACGAGATCGTGCTGGTGGATCCGGACGGCTACCGGCTCGACGTGGTCGGCGAATTCAGCAGGCGGCTGCTGAGCCACGCCGGGCACCCCGCGCGGGTGCGCACCACGAGCAGCCTGGAGGACGGCGTCGAAGGCGCGGCCGCGGTGCTGATCCAGCTCCGCGTCGGCGGGCAGCGCGCGCGCCGCGAGGACGAGACGTTCCCGCACGTCTGCGGCTGCCTCGGCCAGGAAACCACCGGGGCGGGCGGTCTCGCGAAGGCGCTGCGGACCGTCCCGGTGGTGCTCGACATCGCCGAGCGCGTGCGCGAGCTGGCCGGCGAGGAAACCTGGATCGTCGACTTCACGAACCCGGTCGGGATCGTCACGCGCGCGCTGCTGGCCGAGGGGCATCGCGCGGTCGGGCTGTGCAACGTCGCGATCCACCTGCAGCGCACGTTCGCGGATCTGCTCGGCGTCGGCCACGACGCGGTGCGGCTCGGCCACACCGGTCTGAACCACCTGAGCTGGGAGCGCGAGGTGCTCGTCGACGGCGTGGACCGGCTCCCGGAGCTGCTCCGCTCGCACGGCGAGTTCATCGGGGAGCATGTCAGCGCGCCGGTGGAGTGGATGCGCCGTGCGCAGGTCGTGCCGTCCTACTACCTGAAGTACTACTACGGCCACGACGACCAGGTCGACCTCCAGCGGACCGCGCGCCCGCGCGCGGACGTCGTCAGCGACGTGGAGGAGGAGCTGCTGAAGGTCTACCTCGATCCCGAGGTGACCACGAAGCCGGAGCAGCTCGAAAAGCGTGGCGGCGCCTACTACTCCGAGGCCGCCGTGCAGCTCGTGCACGCGCTCACTGGCGGCGGCCCCGCGGAGGAGCACGTGGTGAACGTCCGCAACAACGGCACCCTGCCGTTTCTGCCGGACGACGCGGTGATCGAGGTTCCTTCCACTGTGGACTCCTCGGGTGCGCGCCCGCTGCCGGTGCGCCCGGTGGAGCCGCGGTACGCGGGCCTCATCTCGGCTGTCACGGCGTACGAAAACCTGGCACTCGAAGCCGCGCTGAAGGGCGGCCGCGACCGCGTCGCCGACGCCCTGCTCGCGCACCCGCTCGTCGGCCAGTACCGCAAGGCCGACCGGCTCGCCGACGAGATCGTCCGCATCAACCGGGCTTACCTGTCGTGGGCCTGA
- a CDS encoding carbohydrate ABC transporter permease: protein MRHERTVSSRPLPPFGRHRSWNRKLSWIATHAIGIALGVIFLLPMLFVLLTALMKSDQAMTSSLWPTEWHFDNFIKVFKDAPLLEYFGNSLLYSGLATVGALLSAIPAAYALSKLRWRGQNVCFMLTVAAMMLPPQVTIVPLYDLWVRLGFTGTLVPLVVPYFFFDAFSIFLLRQFFLTIPKDYIEAAKIDGCTEFGAMVKVLVPMAKPGIAATAMFCFLFTWNDYFGPLLYTGENRDHWPLSLAIAQFRGMHHVEWNLTMAATALIMAPVIVLFVFAQKSFVKGITFTGVKG from the coding sequence ATGAGACACGAGCGGACTGTATCTTCGCGACCGCTTCCTCCCTTCGGTCGTCACCGGTCGTGGAACCGGAAGCTGTCGTGGATCGCCACGCACGCGATCGGGATCGCGCTCGGCGTGATCTTCCTGCTGCCGATGCTGTTCGTGCTGCTGACCGCGTTGATGAAGAGTGACCAGGCCATGACGTCGAGCCTGTGGCCGACGGAATGGCACTTCGACAACTTCATCAAGGTGTTCAAGGACGCGCCGCTGCTCGAATACTTCGGCAACAGCCTGCTGTACTCGGGGCTGGCGACCGTCGGCGCGCTGTTGTCGGCGATCCCGGCGGCCTACGCGCTTTCGAAGCTGCGGTGGCGCGGGCAGAACGTGTGCTTCATGCTCACCGTGGCCGCGATGATGCTGCCGCCGCAGGTGACCATCGTGCCGCTGTACGACCTGTGGGTGCGGCTCGGGTTCACCGGCACGCTGGTGCCGCTGGTGGTGCCGTACTTCTTCTTCGACGCGTTCTCGATCTTCCTGCTGCGCCAGTTCTTCCTCACCATTCCGAAGGACTACATCGAGGCCGCGAAGATCGACGGGTGCACCGAGTTCGGCGCCATGGTCAAGGTGCTGGTGCCGATGGCGAAGCCGGGGATCGCGGCGACCGCGATGTTCTGCTTCCTGTTCACCTGGAACGACTACTTCGGACCGCTGCTCTACACCGGGGAGAACCGCGACCACTGGCCGCTTTCCCTTGCCATCGCGCAGTTCCGCGGGATGCACCACGTGGAGTGGAACCTGACCATGGCCGCCACCGCGCTCATCATGGCGCCGGTCATCGTGCTGTTCGTCTTCGCGCAGAAATCGTTCGTCAAGGGAATCACGTTCACGGGGGTCAAAGGGTGA
- a CDS encoding carbohydrate ABC transporter permease, producing the protein MTATLPARASGSPAASAGVRRGNRRAKHRRTVLLFLAPAVLGFGIFFGYPLIATVYYSLTKYDLINPPEFIGFDNYVRMFTSEQLVGTAAYNTLWLVIVLTVCRVVFSLGIASVISRLKSGVGLVRTLCYLPSLAPPAAATLAFVFLFNPEFGPVNRFLKFVGIDGGLWFNDPAMSKPALTLLALWGSGELMIIILAALLDVPQEQHEAAQIDGAGPIRRFWHVTLPSISPVLLFGVVNSIIYALQFFTQAVVAAAAAAGSADVAGNTKYIGAPQNSTLTYPVWLYVQGFRYFNMGYAAAMAVLLFVVSAGFTWILVRQLRKGQHQEET; encoded by the coding sequence ATGACCGCCACCCTGCCCGCGAGGGCATCCGGTTCCCCCGCCGCGTCCGCCGGGGTGCGGCGGGGGAACCGCAGGGCGAAGCACCGCCGGACCGTCCTGCTGTTCCTCGCGCCCGCCGTGCTGGGATTCGGAATCTTCTTCGGGTACCCGCTGATCGCCACCGTCTACTACTCGCTGACGAAGTACGACCTGATCAACCCGCCCGAGTTCATCGGCTTCGACAACTACGTGCGGATGTTCACCTCCGAGCAGCTCGTCGGCACCGCCGCCTACAACACGCTGTGGCTGGTCATCGTGCTCACCGTGTGCCGGGTGGTGTTCTCGCTCGGCATCGCCTCGGTGATCTCGCGCCTCAAATCGGGCGTCGGCCTGGTCAGGACGCTGTGCTACCTGCCATCGCTGGCCCCGCCCGCCGCGGCGACGCTCGCGTTCGTGTTCCTGTTCAACCCGGAATTCGGGCCGGTGAACCGGTTCCTGAAGTTCGTCGGCATCGACGGCGGGCTGTGGTTCAACGACCCGGCGATGTCGAAGCCCGCGCTGACCCTGCTGGCGCTGTGGGGATCGGGCGAGCTGATGATCATCATCCTGGCCGCGCTGCTCGACGTGCCGCAGGAGCAGCACGAGGCGGCGCAGATCGACGGTGCGGGGCCGATCCGGCGGTTCTGGCACGTCACGCTGCCGTCGATCTCCCCGGTGCTGCTGTTCGGCGTGGTCAATTCCATCATCTACGCGCTGCAGTTCTTCACGCAGGCGGTGGTCGCCGCGGCCGCGGCCGCCGGATCCGCCGACGTCGCGGGCAACACCAAGTACATCGGTGCGCCGCAGAACTCCACCCTGACCTACCCGGTCTGGCTCTACGTCCAGGGTTTCCGGTACTTCAACATGGGCTACGCGGCCGCGATGGCGGTGCTGCTGTTCGTGGTCTCCGCCGGGTTCACCTGGATCTTGGTCCGCCAGCTCCGCAAGGGACAACACCAGGAGGAGACGTGA
- a CDS encoding extracellular solute-binding protein: MDPTTPVRRLRSTRRTGRRRRGSLVLCTAATAALVAACTGAGGGTGSGGEPAAAPGKDDKLTLTVYSKFTSREYGIVTKGLEKLKEKFPNIEVKHEGNQDDDKLTQSIRGGNPPDVAISFYTDNLGAWCSNGSFQDLKPYVERDKVDLSQLPDAVRSYTEYQGKRCAMPMLADVYGFFYNKDLFAAAGISAPPKNTTELFEDAKKLTQFNPDGSIKVAGFIPSMPFYANQAQYWAPNFGATYLGPDGKSHLADSPEWKAMFEFQKKLIDFYGHDKLEQFKSGLGDEYSADHGFQRGKLAMMIDGEYREAFIKDQAKDLKFGTAPPPVLDGKTDRYGGGLVTGTIVAIPKGAKNPGAAWELIKQITLDTSTLVDLANGLKNVPSTKASLTDPKLQVDPEFKTFLDMYGSGKLMPNPSTPIGDAHLKAVNDFAERWQAGSVPDLAEGLKKVDAQINDELAQKGG; encoded by the coding sequence ATGGACCCCACGACCCCGGTTCGAAGGCTTCGAAGCACGAGAAGGACGGGCCGCCGAAGGCGCGGCTCACTGGTGCTCTGCACGGCCGCGACGGCCGCGCTGGTGGCCGCGTGCACCGGCGCTGGCGGCGGCACGGGCAGCGGGGGCGAGCCAGCCGCCGCACCGGGCAAGGACGACAAGCTCACGCTCACCGTGTACAGCAAGTTCACCTCGCGCGAGTACGGGATCGTCACCAAGGGGCTGGAGAAGCTCAAGGAGAAGTTCCCGAACATCGAGGTCAAGCACGAGGGCAACCAGGACGACGACAAGCTGACCCAGTCGATCCGCGGCGGGAACCCGCCGGACGTGGCGATTTCCTTCTACACCGACAATCTCGGCGCCTGGTGCTCGAACGGCAGCTTCCAGGATCTCAAGCCCTACGTCGAACGCGACAAGGTGGACCTGTCGCAGCTCCCGGACGCGGTGCGCAGCTACACCGAGTACCAGGGCAAGCGGTGCGCGATGCCGATGCTCGCCGACGTGTACGGGTTCTTCTACAACAAGGACCTCTTCGCCGCGGCGGGGATCTCCGCGCCGCCGAAGAACACCACGGAGCTGTTCGAGGACGCCAAAAAGCTGACCCAGTTCAACCCGGACGGGTCGATCAAGGTGGCCGGCTTCATCCCGTCGATGCCGTTCTACGCCAACCAGGCGCAGTACTGGGCACCCAACTTCGGCGCCACCTACCTCGGGCCCGACGGGAAGTCGCACCTCGCCGACAGTCCCGAGTGGAAGGCGATGTTCGAGTTCCAGAAGAAGCTCATCGACTTCTACGGGCACGACAAGCTGGAGCAGTTCAAATCGGGACTCGGCGACGAGTACTCGGCCGATCACGGCTTCCAGCGAGGCAAGCTCGCGATGATGATCGACGGCGAGTACCGCGAGGCGTTCATCAAGGACCAGGCGAAGGACCTGAAGTTCGGCACCGCGCCGCCGCCGGTGCTGGACGGCAAGACGGACCGCTACGGCGGCGGTCTGGTGACCGGCACGATCGTCGCGATCCCCAAGGGGGCCAAGAACCCCGGCGCCGCGTGGGAGCTGATCAAACAGATCACTTTGGACACGTCCACTTTGGTCGATCTCGCCAACGGGCTGAAGAACGTGCCCAGCACCAAGGCTTCGCTGACCGACCCGAAGCTCCAGGTCGATCCCGAGTTCAAGACCTTTTTGGACATGTACGGAAGCGGGAAGCTGATGCCGAACCCGTCGACGCCGATCGGAGACGCGCACCTGAAGGCGGTCAACGACTTCGCCGAGCGGTGGCAGGCGGGATCGGTGCCCGATCTCGCCGAGGGCCTGAAGAAGGTCGACGCGCAGATCAACGACGAACTGGCCCAAAAGGGCGGCTGA
- a CDS encoding ROK family transcriptional regulator, giving the protein MLREINDRAAIDALLSAGPLTRADLEEVIGLSKPATAQLLTRLEQDGVVVKAGVRGGGRGPRAQLWAVDGKLATVAAVDLTTHGADFAIADVTGAILAEHRVPLPAEGAVEVFAEAAEHAALAAGVPLTGLSLMVIGAQGAFDPNTGHLAPASAPHLPSWSGFDLPERLAARLGIEVTVENDVNLVALQEMAVGRARGLRNFALVWLDEGVGGAVVVDGRLLRGATGGGGEIDWMRVPDPAVADTGTPKEGARFGNLVDYPAIRKLAAAYGIEATDGTEAVRLAMESEVDGFVGDLAARVAVGVAGIVSLVDPEVVLLCGAVSRVAGEPFAAAVAERLHRLVVPRTPVGVTAIGGNAVRAGALRSALASVREAEFGLGDHHTPVLHGPFSPVAVPPSPTAGL; this is encoded by the coding sequence ATGCTGCGCGAGATCAACGACCGCGCCGCCATCGACGCGCTGCTCAGCGCCGGGCCGTTGACGCGAGCCGATCTCGAAGAGGTCATCGGCCTGTCGAAACCGGCCACCGCGCAGCTGCTCACCCGCCTTGAACAGGACGGCGTCGTCGTCAAGGCCGGGGTCCGCGGCGGCGGCAGGGGGCCGAGGGCGCAGCTCTGGGCGGTCGACGGCAAGCTCGCGACGGTCGCCGCGGTGGACCTGACCACGCACGGCGCCGATTTCGCGATCGCCGACGTGACCGGCGCGATCCTCGCCGAACACCGCGTCCCGCTGCCCGCCGAGGGCGCGGTCGAGGTCTTCGCCGAAGCCGCCGAGCACGCCGCGTTGGCGGCGGGGGTGCCGCTGACCGGGCTGAGCCTGATGGTGATCGGCGCGCAGGGCGCGTTCGACCCGAACACCGGGCACCTCGCCCCCGCGTCCGCGCCGCACCTGCCGTCGTGGTCCGGGTTCGACCTGCCGGAACGGCTCGCCGCGCGCCTCGGCATCGAGGTCACCGTCGAGAACGACGTGAACCTGGTGGCGCTGCAGGAAATGGCGGTCGGCCGCGCGCGCGGCCTCCGGAACTTCGCGCTCGTCTGGCTCGACGAGGGCGTCGGCGGCGCGGTCGTGGTCGACGGGCGCCTGCTGCGCGGCGCGACCGGAGGCGGCGGCGAGATCGACTGGATGCGCGTACCCGATCCCGCGGTCGCCGACACCGGGACGCCGAAGGAGGGCGCGCGCTTCGGCAATCTCGTCGACTACCCGGCGATCAGGAAGCTCGCCGCCGCGTACGGAATCGAAGCCACCGACGGCACCGAGGCCGTCCGGCTCGCCATGGAGTCCGAAGTGGACGGTTTCGTCGGCGATCTCGCGGCCAGGGTCGCGGTCGGCGTGGCTGGCATCGTGAGCCTCGTCGACCCCGAGGTCGTGCTGTTGTGCGGCGCGGTCAGCAGGGTCGCTGGCGAGCCGTTCGCCGCGGCGGTCGCCGAGCGGCTGCACCGGCTCGTGGTGCCGCGCACCCCGGTCGGTGTCACCGCGATCGGGGGCAACGCGGTGCGCGCCGGTGCGCTGCGCTCGGCGCTCGCCTCCGTGCGCGAGGCGGAATTCGGCCTCGGCGACCACCACACCCCAGTGCTCCACGGGCCGTTCTCGCCCGTGGCGGTCCCACCGTCCCCCACCGCCGGACTCTGA